Genomic window (Myxococcales bacterium):
CGACCACTGCAACCTCGAGTGCCCGGTCTGCATCGTCGACAACCAGTACTCGACCCACCTGGCGCCGGCGACCTTCGCGAAGATGATCGACGGCCTGGTCGCGGCCGAGGGCCAGTGCGAGTCGGTGGCGCTGTCGGGCGGCGAGCCCACCAGCCACCCGCAGCTGCTCGAGCTGATCAAGATCGCCACCCGGCCCGAGATCGGCCGGGTCGTGGTCATCACCAACGGCCTGCGGCTCGGGCGCGACCGCGCGTTCGCCCAGGCGCTCAAGGACGCCGGCGCGTACATCGGCCTGCAGCTCGACGGCTTCTCGGCCGACGTCCACGAGGCCATCCGCGGCAAGGACCTGACCGACGACAAGGCCGCGGCGCTCACCGCGCTGCGCGAGCTCGACCTGCCGACCCAGCTCATCTTCGTCGCCACCCGCGGCGTCAACGACCACCAGATCGGCCAGGCGGTCGAGCTCTTGATCAACGAGCCCCACATCCTGTCGCTCAACTTCCAGCCGATGGCCTACACCGGCCACGGCGGCGGCGCGTTCGCCCACGATCCGATGGATCGCCTGACGATCCCCGGCGTCATCCGCAAGATGGACGAGCAGTCGGGCGGCGCGGTCCGGTACCTCGACTTCTTCCCGCTGCCGTGCTCGCACCCGCAGTGCGTGTCGCTGACGTACCTGCTGCGGCTCAACGACGGCAGCTGCGTGCCGTTCGCGCGCTTCGTCGACTTCGAGAAGTACACGACGCTCCTGCGCTCGTCGGCGACGCTGCCGGCGACCGCCGAGGTCGAGGAGGCGCTGCACGAGCTGGTCCACGACGTCTTCGCGCGCCAGGACGAGCTCGAGCGCGGGCCCGAGATCCTGGCGGCGCTG
Coding sequences:
- a CDS encoding radical SAM protein — translated: MECTTCAPGRVDRPHTFLAHEYVACDGCGARHEARVVLRDGAVFHLLLCPTCGQRETKVHDDADAYVREFVARARPEELTGHVWKHTTSTCPSCLALVEAEVVIRAGKVYFAKDCRACGPSEALVSEDAAYYARAYAFARAGTEPLEFRGTVAKGCPTDCGTCGDHEQHTCLPIIEITDHCNLECPVCIVDNQYSTHLAPATFAKMIDGLVAAEGQCESVALSGGEPTSHPQLLELIKIATRPEIGRVVVITNGLRLGRDRAFAQALKDAGAYIGLQLDGFSADVHEAIRGKDLTDDKAAALTALRELDLPTQLIFVATRGVNDHQIGQAVELLINEPHILSLNFQPMAYTGHGGGAFAHDPMDRLTIPGVIRKMDEQSGGAVRYLDFFPLPCSHPQCVSLTYLLRLNDGSCVPFARFVDFEKYTTLLRSSATLPATAEVEEALHELVHDVFARQDELERGPEILAALRRSLDEMFPARPLTGRDAVRASERQSKSIFLHHYMDRHDFDLERLRKCCHHYPQPDGRIMPACGWNMFHRGAVKGPGPKRLPVIA